In Streptococcus parauberis NCFD 2020, the sequence CTACTCGCTACTTCTTACAACGTAAATACAATATTCTTAATGCAATGGCTGCGCAACAACGCTAAGTTAGAAATAAAATCAAGTATTACAAAAGAACCGACAATAAAGTCGTCGGTTCTTTTTTTATCAATTTTTCCTTAGTTTAACTGCCTAGACCGTTTCACTATTTACCAAAATCAAGAAAGATAGTTATTGTTAAAATAAACGAGGACAAGAATCGCTAATATTAAGGGATTGTGCGGTCTCTTTACAGAGCCATCACAATCTTTCCATCAAAAAAAGAGCTTACGCTCTTTTGGATTTAATCTTCGTTTACGTAAGGCATTAATGCCATAACTTGCTATATGATTGTGCCTATCCCTTCGGTCCTGTCACAATCAAATTCTGTATTTCCATATCTTGCTAAGGGATTGTGCGGTCTCTTTACAGAGCCACCACAATCTTTTCATTAAAAAAAGAGCTTGCGCTCTTTTGGATTTAATCTTCGTTTACGTAAGGCATTAATGCCATAACTTGCTATATGATTGTGACTATCCCTTCGGTCCTGTCACAATCAAATTCTGTATTTCCATATCTTGCTAAGGGATTCTGCGGTCTCTTTACAGAGCCATCACAATCTTTCCATCAAAAAAAGAGCTTACGCTCTTTTGGATTTAATCTTCGTTTACGTAAGGCATTAATGCCATAACTTGCTATATGATTGTGACTATCCCTTCAGTCCTGTCACAATCAAATTCTGTATTTCCATATCTTGCTAAGGGATTGTGCGGTCTCTTTACAGAGCCATCACAATCTTTCCATCAAAAAAAGAGCTTGCGCTCTTTTGGATTTAATCTTCGTTTACGTAAGGCATTAATGCCATATCTTGCTAAGGGATTGTGCGGTCTCTTTACAGAGCCACCACAATCTTTTCATCAAAAAAAGAGCTTGCGCTCTTTTGGATTTAATCTTCGTTTACGTAAGGCATTAATGCCATAACACGTGCGCGTTTGATCGCTGCTGTTACTTTACGTTGGTTTTTAGCTGATGTTCCTGTTACGCGACGAGGTAAAATTTTACCACGTTCTGAAACGAAACGGCCTAAAAGTTCAGTGTCTTTGTAATCAACATATTCAATTTTATTAGCTGCGATAAAGTCAACTTTTTTACGGCGTTTGAATCCGCCACGACGTTGTTGAGCCATGTGTTTTCTCCTTTTATATTATCTTTGTGACCTGATTTGTTATCAGTGTCTGAACTCTATTGAGTTCTTTTTTCCAAACCCACTCTAATTAGAATGGTAGATCGTCATCTGAGATATCCATTGGATTTGAATTACCAAATGGGCTATCATCGCGACCAAAATTAGGTGTTTGTTGAGCAGGGGCTGAGTAACTATTGTTTGATGATGAAGAATTATTATTTAATCCACCACCATTATAAGAGTTAGATGAACCACCTTCACGTGTAGCACGGCTTTCCAACATTTGGAAATTATCCGCAACCACTTCAGTTACATAGACACGTTGCCCTTGTTGATTTTCATAATTACGAGTCTGAATACGACCAGTAATCCCAACTAAAGCACCCTTTTTAGCCCAATTCGCTAAGTTCTCAGCTGGTTGACGCCAGATTACACAGTTAATGAAATCTGCTTCACGTTCCCCATTTTGACTTTTGAATGTACGGTTAACAGCAAGTGTAAAAGTAGCTACTGCCACTTGACTTGGTGTGTAACGAAGTTCTGCATCTTTGGTCATACGACCAACTAGTACTACATTATTAATCATAAACTACCTTCTTATAAGTCTTAAGCGTCAAGTTTAACGATCATGTGACGAAGAATGTCACCGTTGATTTTTGATAAACGGTCAAACTCATTAAGAGCGACAGCATCAGTTGCTTCAACGTTAACGATGTGGTAAAGGCCTTCGCGGAAATCATTGATTTCATATGCAAGACGACGTTTTTCCCAATCTTTTGATTCAACGATTGTTGCACCGTTGTCAGATAAGATAGAGTCAAAGCGTGATACCAAAGCGTTTTTAGCTTCTTCTTCAATGTTTGGACGAATAATATAAAGAATTTCGTATTTTGCCATTGATTTTTCCTCCTTTTGGACTAATGACCTACAACTTTGTTGCAGGTAAGTGAGGTATTCTCACAGATTACTATTATACTCTAAATTGAGCTCAGAAGCAAGAAAAATTTCAAAAAATATAAAGACATCCAATGCACACTTTTGGATGTCTTCTTCTTTTAAATAATTCTTATAGAATATATTCCTTTCTCATTCATTTCATAAGGAGTTAACTGTCAATTTTCCTTTATAAAAGGAAATAAATCTTATTTTTATTCTGATAGGTTTATTCTCCTTTCTTTTGATGAAATGGTTTTAAAATATAAACTATTTAATTTTCACATAGTTTGTAATTTCGTTCTTATGGATTTTACATTATTTCACTCTTTTGGCTATTTTTACAATAGCCAATTGTGTCTCCGTTTTTGTATCTTGCAAGATTCATAAGATCCTCCTATTAAAGAAAAACTCATTTTCCTGTGCGCCAATAACAATATTTTAATAAAATTCTATACCCTGAGTGACAATAACAATCATAAATTTTAACGTTTTCCCTGAGTGACAATAATATTGTTACAATTATTGATTGCCTAATCTAGAATTTCTGGCTACAATAATTGCATATTTTAGTCATAAAAAGTTAACTATTACCTTTTATGGTTAGAGAATTTAAACTTATACTGTGTAGAGCGCTCCTTTGGCCAAATCACTCGAACTAGAATAAGTTTAACAATGTGATCACTTTGCTAACATACGTAAAATTTGGTTTGCCTACCGTTGTCGGAGCTACTTAGTCTCCGTTTTTGTACCGTGCGACATGTAGATTAATCATAAGATTACCTCCTATAAATGTCTTCTAAAATGCCATCCTTCTTTATACTTTTATTATATTGTAAGCGGTTACCTTTGTCAAATAAAAAGATGATGCTTTTTATAAGCTTACATTTTATGTATGTCTCATTGTTTTTCTTTTCCACAAACTTGAAATATCTGCTACAATATGAACATGTTAGAATTAAAAGATTACGGTGTAGAGATGTGGGATCCAGAAAAAATTCAATCCTTTCGACGCACCCTCCTCAATTGGCATGACCAAGAAAAACGCGACCTGCCTTGGCGTCGCACAAAAAATCCCTATTTCATATGGGTTTCCGAAATTATGCTGCAACAAACGCAAGTTCAAACCGTCATTCCTTATTATCACCGCTTCATCGAGTGGTTTCCGACTATTGAAGAATTGGCTAGCGCCCCTGAGCACAAACTTTTAAAGGCTTGGGAAGGACTTGGTTATTACTCTCGTGTAAGAAATATGCAGAAAGCTGCGCGACAAATAATGACCGAATTCGATGGGACTTTCCCATCACGGTTTGAAGATATATCAGAATTAAAGGGCATCGGCCCTTATACTGCTGGCGCAATTGCCAGTATTGCCTTTAATCAAGCACAACCAGCAGTTGATGGCAATATCATGCGGGTTATGGCCAGATTGTTTGAAGTAGAATACGATATTGGTAATCCTAAAAATCGAAAGATTTTCCAAGCCATCATGGAGGAGTTAATTGATTCAGAACGTCCTGGAGATTTCAATCAGGCACTAATGGATCTGGGCACTGATATCGAATCTGCAAAAAATCCCAGACCAGATGACTCTCCAATAAAGTTTTTCTGCGCAGCCTATTTACATGGAACCTACGACAAGTATCCAATTAAATTACCTAAGAAAAAGCCGCGTCCAATGGTAATTCAAGCTTTTGTCATTCGAAATGCTGAAGGCAAATACTTAATTGAGAAAAACAATGCTGGACCCTTGCTTGGCGGATTTTGGACATTCCCAATTATTGAAACAAGCTTTCAAGCTAAACAGATTGATCTATTTGGAGATGCTCAGGAAATTTTAGAGACGCTATCACAAAAGGACGCCTTTCAAGAGCAGTATCAGCTTTATCCAATTTGGCAAGATACGGTTCATAAGAAAGTTACCCACACCTTTAGTCACCAGAAATGGACAATCGAACTTTTTGAAGGTCGAGTTAGTGATAATCAACTTCCTGAAGGGTTAGAACTGCAGTGGCTAAGTCTCGAAGATTTTGAAAACTTCCCAATGGCAACACCCCAGAAAAAAATGATTGCTCAATTGCTTAAATAACAAATTTTAATAAGTC encodes:
- the rpsF gene encoding 30S ribosomal protein S6; this translates as MAKYEILYIIRPNIEEEAKNALVSRFDSILSDNGATIVESKDWEKRRLAYEINDFREGLYHIVNVEATDAVALNEFDRLSKINGDILRHMIVKLDA
- the mutY gene encoding A/G-specific adenine glycosylase — translated: MLELKDYGVEMWDPEKIQSFRRTLLNWHDQEKRDLPWRRTKNPYFIWVSEIMLQQTQVQTVIPYYHRFIEWFPTIEELASAPEHKLLKAWEGLGYYSRVRNMQKAARQIMTEFDGTFPSRFEDISELKGIGPYTAGAIASIAFNQAQPAVDGNIMRVMARLFEVEYDIGNPKNRKIFQAIMEELIDSERPGDFNQALMDLGTDIESAKNPRPDDSPIKFFCAAYLHGTYDKYPIKLPKKKPRPMVIQAFVIRNAEGKYLIEKNNAGPLLGGFWTFPIIETSFQAKQIDLFGDAQEILETLSQKDAFQEQYQLYPIWQDTVHKKVTHTFSHQKWTIELFEGRVSDNQLPEGLELQWLSLEDFENFPMATPQKKMIAQLLK
- a CDS encoding single-stranded DNA-binding protein, translated to MINNVVLVGRMTKDAELRYTPSQVAVATFTLAVNRTFKSQNGEREADFINCVIWRQPAENLANWAKKGALVGITGRIQTRNYENQQGQRVYVTEVVADNFQMLESRATREGGSSNSYNGGGLNNNSSSSNNSYSAPAQQTPNFGRDDSPFGNSNPMDISDDDLPF
- the rpsR gene encoding 30S ribosomal protein S18 gives rise to the protein MAQQRRGGFKRRKKVDFIAANKIEYVDYKDTELLGRFVSERGKILPRRVTGTSAKNQRKVTAAIKRARVMALMPYVNED